In the Burkholderia contaminans genome, ACGCGAGCGGCACGCTCGTCGTTCGGCACGGTGCCGGGCCGTCATGGGAAGCGCTCGACGGCAGCCGCATTACCGGCAAGAAACTCGCGGAAGCGCCGAGCGCGCGCGCCGGCAGCATTCCGCAACTCCTGCTCGCGGCGACACCGGCCGCAACGGACGCAACGGACGCGAAGGCCACGGCCGGCACGCTCGCCGGCGTGCGCTTCGTGCAGCGGCTCGATACCGCGGGCGGCATGCCGCCGGATGCGGCGTGCTCGACCGAGCATGCGGTCGGCCGCTTCCCGTATTTCGCGCGCTACGTGTTCCTGAAGTGACGCACGACGGCGCCCGAACCACCGGGGCGCCGCTGCGGCTTCGTCCACTGCCCGCATCGCATTGATCAGTTGTCCTCTCCTTGACGGCCGGATGCGTGCCGTCATCAGGTACCGCAGAGCTCAGCCGATCCGCATCGACAACTCGACATCGCCGCCGAACGGCACCGACAGATAGCCGTTCTCCGGCGCGCGCACGTACGCGAGATAGTCGCGGTTGAAATCGGCATTGTCTGCAACGACGAACGCGCCGGGCCGCAACCGGTGTTCGACGCGTGCAAGCACCTCCGGATACAGCGCCTTCGCGCCGTCGAGCAGCAGCAGGTCGACCGAATCCGGCAGATCGGCGGCC is a window encoding:
- a CDS encoding DUF3455 domain-containing protein; translation: MRSRFPKRPLLPAAVACVAFAFCASSARADDSAGLAPPQPATPVLSTTAAGIQVYTCDYDAGHKLAWVFQHPEAMLFDASGTLVVRHGAGPSWEALDGSRITGKKLAEAPSARAGSIPQLLLAATPAATDATDAKATAGTLAGVRFVQRLDTAGGMPPDAACSTEHAVGRFPYFARYVFLK